A window from Barnesiella propionica encodes these proteins:
- a CDS encoding sensor histidine kinase, whose protein sequence is MKQSFFKIIYIILVFFILCVRVAASETEGHPILLISSYNPEIPTTAKNISEFLDEYKKLGGHFNVVIENMNCKSFSEMQEWKERMTAILKKYTGPKKPLAIVLLGQEAWTSYLSQGADGIEKDIPLVCGMVSRNAVLLPDKSVDMKNWKPESIDAIEEASLITSLHGRFYDYDVDKNIDLILNFYPDTKHIAFLTDNSYGGVSLQALVNKKLKNYPELNLILLDGRLNDMNTIITQITNLPDHTALLIGTWRVDANESYFMRNATYALMVNPKLPTFSLTSLGIDYWAIGGYLPKYGSSGKNIAEDVLYVTTHKGKIESDVYLFPNEYIFNYEKLKELGLDSKNLPPEATIINKEIGFYQKYKYQINFISTAFIVLLAGFFISLTLFYRTKRLKNELEKSESSNRLILDNIKENIKYITTDYTILWHNSLSTHGNKPERGKKCYEVLYGFTEPCNGCTVAQSIQSHQISEFNMEYEPHKYKHVLVNPVLNHEKKISGLVIRSEDVTKQKEAEIELWQAKEKAEESDRLKTAFLANMSHEIRTPLNAIVGFSNLLVDESCSSEERNEYGEIITKNSNLLLCLINDILDISRLETGKLSFTYKPCELISLCQAISATTSHLKKEGVEFVFNPPFKTFVLVTDIQRLQQILINLITNASKFTNQGTITLDISIDKDNNRILFSVTDTGCGIPVESQHKVFERFEKLNEYIQGTGLGLAICKLTINKMGGDIWIDKDYTSGARFVFSHPLDLEEQDTDTQIIV, encoded by the coding sequence ATGAAACAATCATTCTTTAAAATAATATACATTATCCTCGTATTCTTCATATTATGTGTGCGTGTCGCCGCTTCTGAGACCGAAGGCCACCCTATTCTGCTCATAAGTTCTTATAATCCTGAAATACCTACGACAGCTAAAAACATATCCGAATTCTTAGATGAATACAAAAAACTGGGAGGGCATTTTAATGTGGTTATTGAAAACATGAACTGCAAGAGTTTTTCGGAAATGCAAGAGTGGAAAGAAAGAATGACTGCAATCCTGAAAAAATACACAGGCCCTAAAAAGCCGCTTGCTATCGTATTACTGGGTCAAGAAGCCTGGACATCTTATTTATCACAAGGAGCAGACGGCATAGAAAAAGATATACCCCTCGTTTGTGGAATGGTGAGTCGTAATGCCGTATTATTACCGGATAAATCGGTAGATATGAAAAATTGGAAACCCGAAAGTATCGATGCTATAGAAGAAGCTTCACTAATAACATCTCTACACGGCCGTTTTTATGATTACGATGTAGACAAAAATATAGATTTGATTTTAAACTTTTATCCGGATACGAAACATATTGCTTTCCTTACGGATAATAGCTATGGAGGTGTTTCATTACAAGCTCTTGTCAATAAAAAATTAAAAAATTATCCCGAACTGAATTTGATCTTACTGGATGGAAGATTGAACGACATGAATACAATCATTACACAAATCACTAACCTGCCGGATCATACGGCTTTATTGATAGGAACCTGGAGAGTAGACGCCAACGAATCGTATTTCATGCGTAATGCTACTTATGCCTTAATGGTAAATCCTAAACTGCCGACATTCTCCCTGACCTCATTGGGCATCGACTATTGGGCCATAGGAGGATATCTGCCCAAATACGGATCCAGCGGAAAAAACATAGCCGAAGATGTATTATACGTTACAACGCATAAAGGAAAAATAGAATCGGATGTATATTTATTCCCGAATGAATACATATTCAATTATGAGAAGCTGAAAGAACTGGGACTCGACTCAAAAAATCTTCCACCAGAAGCGACTATAATTAATAAAGAAATTGGATTCTATCAAAAATATAAGTATCAGATAAATTTTATCTCTACAGCTTTCATTGTATTATTAGCAGGATTTTTTATTTCACTGACCCTGTTTTACAGAACTAAAAGATTGAAAAACGAGCTGGAAAAATCGGAAAGCAGCAACCGTCTTATTCTCGACAATATAAAAGAAAATATAAAATACATTACTACCGACTATACTATTTTATGGCATAATTCTTTATCGACTCATGGTAACAAACCCGAAAGAGGGAAAAAATGTTATGAAGTCCTTTACGGTTTTACAGAACCATGCAATGGATGTACCGTGGCACAATCCATACAGAGCCATCAGATATCAGAATTCAACATGGAGTATGAGCCTCACAAATACAAACACGTACTCGTAAATCCGGTTTTAAATCACGAAAAAAAAATATCAGGCTTGGTAATCCGCTCCGAAGACGTTACCAAACAAAAAGAAGCGGAAATTGAATTATGGCAGGCGAAAGAGAAAGCAGAAGAATCGGACCGTTTAAAAACAGCATTTCTTGCCAATATGAGCCATGAAATAAGAACTCCGTTAAATGCTATCGTTGGATTTTCAAACCTTCTTGTTGATGAGAGTTGTTCCTCCGAAGAGAGAAACGAATACGGTGAGATCATTACGAAAAATTCCAATTTATTACTTTGTCTTATCAATGACATCTTAGATATATCCAGATTGGAGACGGGTAAATTATCTTTCACATATAAACCTTGTGAATTGATATCGCTTTGCCAGGCAATTTCAGCCACAACATCCCATCTCAAGAAAGAAGGAGTGGAATTTGTATTCAATCCCCCTTTCAAAACGTTCGTATTGGTAACCGATATTCAAAGGTTACAACAAATCCTTATTAATTTGATCACCAACGCTTCTAAGTTCACCAATCAAGGAACGATCACATTGGATATTTCTATTGATAAAGATAATAACCGCATATTATTTTCGGTAACAGATACCGGCTGTGGCATACCGGTAGAATCTCAGCATAAAGTATTCGAACGATTTGAAAAATTGAACGAATATATTCAGGGAACAGGATTAGGCCTTGCCATTTGTAAACTCACAATAAACAAAATGGGAGGAGATATCTGGATAGATAAAGATTACACTTCCGGAGCACGTTTTGTATTCAGCCACCCGCTCGACCTCGAAGAACAAGACACGGATACGCAAATCATCGTGTAA
- a CDS encoding TonB-dependent receptor produces MKKIRIILFLLLGIFVFVPVLRAQITTCAISGRVTGNDGEALPGAVILITHLPSGSVSRTVTNTNGWYHVEGLRAGGPYTLKASYLGYQPTVYTQINLQLGNRDDVNLEMKGADIELKDLVVTGNKSSARTGTSTQITSRQLTTVPTLNRSISDFTKLSPYAGRNNTFAGRDGRYNYVSIDGAPLNDNFGLSSNYMPGGNAQPISLDVLENIRIDVAPFDVKYSNFTGAAVNAVTKSGTNDFSGTAYGYFRPKSFSGKSIDGIDIPNAQTRHSELYGITLGGPIIKNKLFFFINGEIENESYPGVQWRPSEDGVGDVTQKISRTSVGDMKRMSDFLQSQYGYSTGKYNNFDNFSGFNWKIMARVDWNINLKNKLTLRYNGVQSKNDDLVNSSSFGGYRDSRVGDASMAFENSNFKYKNKVMSVVGELNSQFTPFIFNKFLATYSYVNDTREIYGSPFPFVDIDKNGKQYMSFGSEIFTPGNDVTSKVLSFIDNVTFSLDDHYLTAGISFDKYAFRNAYMRYAWGYYRYASMEDFINNAKPTAFALTYGYNGREVPYADLDFGMGAVYVQDEWSIGPSFKLNYGLRLDLPFYMNDLPDNQAVSELRFADNRQIDVSKWPKSKLLFSPRVAFTYDVLKDHSLMLKGGTGIFTGVLPFVWFTNQPANSGYLQNKVELTANQLPDNFRFNTDYREVLKQYPDLLASTPATQAPGSVCFVDPKFKMPQVWRSSLSIEWQLPYDFMLSANAMYTRDIYNVVQNNVNEKPATDKFAGNDNRDYWPAKDNRINKNISDAMMLTNGNEKGYQYSFNVELIKKFASGFSGSVSYTYSQAKDLTANPGSVAKSSWQYNVAVNSLNNPGLSYSSFSIPHRIIAQAMYEISYLKHFKTTVALLYQASPIGRMSYIYPADLNGDGVGSDLMYVPSAKDELLFKDITDNNNNVTFSADEQREVFWNYINNDSYLKSRKGKYTERFGCVMPWVHRFDFKIMQDFNLNIGSRRYGLQVSLDILNVGNLFNSGWGVEKANGLASFGNIRLLKTAGVNADKKPVYQVNAANKTLFEKNARWSYDISSDNTWGMMLGVRLSF; encoded by the coding sequence ATGAAAAAAATCCGTATTATTTTATTTCTATTATTAGGAATATTTGTTTTTGTGCCTGTTTTAAGAGCACAGATAACGACTTGTGCTATTTCCGGAAGGGTAACTGGAAATGATGGTGAGGCATTGCCCGGTGCGGTTATTTTAATTACACACCTACCTTCGGGTTCGGTTTCCCGAACCGTTACCAATACCAATGGCTGGTATCATGTTGAAGGTTTAAGGGCGGGAGGACCGTATACATTAAAAGCTTCTTATTTGGGATATCAACCGACTGTTTATACCCAAATAAATTTACAACTGGGAAACCGGGATGATGTCAACCTAGAAATGAAGGGGGCTGATATAGAACTGAAAGATCTTGTCGTAACGGGAAATAAGAGTTCAGCCCGAACAGGAACCTCCACTCAAATAACCTCCAGGCAATTAACGACGGTCCCGACGTTAAACCGGAGTATATCCGATTTTACTAAGCTTTCTCCGTATGCCGGAAGAAACAATACCTTTGCAGGACGTGACGGCCGGTATAACTATGTATCGATAGACGGTGCGCCGTTGAACGATAACTTCGGGTTGAGTTCTAATTATATGCCCGGTGGAAATGCTCAGCCGATATCTTTGGATGTGCTGGAAAATATACGGATTGACGTAGCTCCTTTCGATGTGAAATATTCTAATTTTACAGGTGCGGCTGTTAATGCTGTAACAAAAAGCGGAACCAATGATTTTTCGGGAACCGCTTACGGGTATTTCCGTCCGAAATCTTTTTCCGGTAAATCGATAGACGGTATAGATATTCCGAATGCTCAGACGAGACACTCCGAATTGTACGGCATAACTTTGGGAGGACCTATAATTAAGAACAAATTGTTTTTCTTTATAAACGGAGAAATAGAAAATGAATCATATCCCGGAGTGCAATGGAGACCTTCGGAAGACGGAGTAGGAGATGTTACGCAAAAGATATCCCGTACCAGTGTGGGAGATATGAAACGTATGAGTGACTTCTTGCAAAGTCAGTATGGATATAGTACCGGAAAATATAATAATTTCGATAATTTTTCAGGATTTAACTGGAAGATAATGGCACGTGTAGACTGGAATATTAATCTGAAAAATAAACTTACATTAAGATATAACGGAGTCCAGTCGAAAAACGATGATCTGGTAAACAGTTCTTCTTTTGGCGGATATAGGGATAGTCGTGTGGGAGATGCTTCCATGGCTTTTGAAAATTCCAATTTCAAATACAAGAATAAGGTAATGTCGGTTGTGGGAGAGTTGAACAGCCAGTTTACTCCGTTCATTTTTAATAAATTCCTGGCAACATATAGTTATGTGAACGATACCCGGGAAATATACGGCTCTCCGTTTCCTTTTGTGGACATAGATAAAAATGGCAAACAATATATGAGCTTCGGTTCCGAAATATTTACTCCCGGAAACGATGTAACTTCCAAGGTTCTCAGTTTTATTGATAATGTTACCTTTAGTTTGGACGACCATTATCTCACTGCCGGAATATCATTTGATAAATATGCTTTCCGGAATGCGTATATGCGTTATGCCTGGGGATACTACCGGTATGCCAGTATGGAAGATTTTATAAATAATGCGAAACCGACCGCATTTGCATTGACGTATGGATACAATGGCCGGGAAGTTCCTTATGCCGATTTGGACTTCGGAATGGGTGCTGTTTATGTACAAGACGAGTGGTCCATAGGTCCCTCGTTTAAATTAAATTATGGATTGCGGTTGGATTTACCTTTCTATATGAATGATTTACCCGATAATCAGGCGGTGTCGGAATTGAGATTTGCAGATAACCGTCAGATAGATGTTTCTAAATGGCCAAAATCAAAGTTGTTGTTTTCTCCCCGTGTTGCATTTACATACGATGTGTTGAAAGATCACTCTCTGATGCTGAAAGGTGGTACCGGTATTTTTACGGGAGTTTTACCATTCGTCTGGTTTACGAATCAACCCGCTAATTCCGGTTATTTGCAAAATAAAGTAGAATTAACGGCGAATCAGTTACCCGATAATTTCAGATTTAATACCGACTATCGTGAAGTCTTGAAACAATATCCCGATTTACTGGCTTCCACTCCGGCTACACAGGCTCCCGGCTCTGTCTGCTTTGTCGATCCTAAATTCAAGATGCCCCAGGTTTGGCGCAGCAGTTTGAGTATAGAATGGCAGCTTCCTTATGATTTTATGCTGTCTGCAAATGCCATGTACACCCGGGATATTTATAATGTCGTACAAAATAATGTGAACGAGAAACCGGCAACCGATAAATTTGCCGGTAATGACAACCGGGATTACTGGCCTGCAAAGGACAACAGGATAAATAAAAACATATCGGATGCCATGATGCTTACGAACGGAAATGAAAAAGGATATCAATATTCTTTTAATGTGGAATTGATTAAAAAATTTGCATCAGGATTCAGCGGATCGGTATCTTATACTTATTCCCAAGCCAAAGATCTTACCGCGAATCCCGGATCGGTAGCCAAGTCTTCCTGGCAATATAATGTGGCGGTAAATAGTCTGAATAATCCCGGATTGAGCTATTCTTCTTTTTCTATTCCGCATCGTATCATTGCGCAGGCTATGTATGAGATCAGTTACCTGAAACATTTCAAGACTACGGTAGCACTGCTTTATCAGGCTTCTCCTATCGGACGCATGTCTTATATTTATCCGGCGGATCTTAACGGAGATGGAGTAGGTTCCGATTTGATGTATGTTCCGTCTGCAAAAGACGAATTATTGTTTAAGGATATTACCGACAATAATAACAATGTCACTTTTTCGGCCGATGAGCAACGCGAGGTATTTTGGAATTATATTAATAATGACAGTTACCTGAAAAGCCGTAAAGGGAAATATACCGAACGTTTCGGGTGTGTTATGCCTTGGGTTCACCGCTTTGATTTCAAGATCATGCAAGATTTTAATCTTAATATAGGTTCCCGCCGTTATGGTTTGCAGGTTAGTTTGGATATATTGAATGTCGGTAATCTTTTCAATTCCGGTTGGGGGGTTGAAAAAGCGAACGGTTTGGCAAGTTTCGGAAATATCCGGTTATTGAAAACGGCCGGTGTTAACGCCGATAAGAAACCTGTATATCAGGTAAATGCTGCTAATAAAACTTTGTTCGAAAAGAATGCACGCTGGAGTTATGATATTTCCAGTGATAATACCTGGGGTATGATGCTGGGAGTTCGTTTATCATTTTAA
- a CDS encoding succinate dehydrogenase/fumarate reductase iron-sulfur subunit — protein MEKTINITLKIWRQRGPKEKGAFQTYSLDGVSTDSSFLEMLDVLNEKLISENQEPVVFDHDCREGICGMCSLYINGHPHGPDTAVTTCQLHMRKFNDGDTITIEPWRSAGFPVIRDLMVDRTAFDKIQQAGGYISINAGGAQDANALPISKIDADEAMDSASCIGCGACVAACKNGSAMLFVSAKVSQFALLPQGKIEAKARAKAMLSKMDELGFGNCTNTGACEAECPKSISLTNIARLNREFICAKLED, from the coding sequence ATGGAAAAAACAATCAATATAACGCTCAAAATTTGGCGTCAAAGAGGACCTAAAGAAAAAGGTGCTTTTCAGACATATTCTTTGGATGGTGTTTCGACAGACAGTTCGTTCCTCGAAATGCTGGACGTACTTAACGAAAAACTGATCAGTGAAAATCAGGAACCCGTAGTATTCGACCATGATTGCCGCGAAGGTATTTGCGGTATGTGCTCTCTATACATCAACGGGCATCCTCACGGGCCCGACACCGCCGTAACGACCTGTCAGTTACATATGCGCAAATTCAATGACGGAGATACGATAACCATCGAGCCTTGGCGTTCGGCCGGTTTCCCCGTTATTCGCGACCTCATGGTAGACCGTACTGCTTTCGATAAAATACAACAAGCAGGTGGTTATATTTCTATCAACGCGGGAGGAGCACAAGATGCAAACGCCCTGCCTATTTCTAAAATAGATGCAGACGAAGCGATGGATTCTGCTTCATGCATAGGTTGCGGCGCTTGTGTAGCTGCTTGTAAAAACGGATCGGCAATGCTTTTCGTATCGGCAAAAGTAAGCCAGTTTGCATTACTGCCTCAGGGAAAAATAGAGGCTAAAGCACGCGCTAAGGCCATGCTCTCTAAAATGGACGAACTCGGTTTTGGAAATTGTACCAATACCGGGGCATGCGAAGCAGAATGCCCGAAAAGTATTTCTCTAACCAATATCGCCCGTCTTAACCGCGAGTTCATTTGTGCTAAACTGGAAGACTAA
- a CDS encoding fumarate reductase/succinate dehydrogenase flavoprotein subunit, translating into MTTINSKIPEGPLAEKWTNYKAHQKLVNPANKRRLDVIVVGTGLAGGSAAATLGELGFNVLNFCIQDSPRRAHSIAAQGGINAAKNYQNDGDSVYRLFYDTIKGGDYRAREANVYRLAEVSNNIIDQCVAQGVPFAREYGGLLANRSFGGAQVSRTFYAKGQTGQQLLLGAYSSLNRQVKKGTVKQFNRYEMLDLVIIDGRARGIIARNLITGKIERFAAHAVVIATGGYGNVFFLSTNAMASNGSAAIQCYHKGAYFANPAYAQIHPTCIPVHGEFQSKLTLMSESLRNDGRIWVPKKKEDAEAIRAGKLKPTEIKEEDRDYYLERRYPAFGNLVPRDVASRAAKERCDAGFGVGTGRAVYLDFKESIERLGEAAVRDRYGNLFQMYEKITDDNPYKTPMMIYPASHYTMGGIWVDYELMTSVPGLFAIGEANFSDHGANRLGASALMQGLADGYFVLPYTIQNYLSDQITVPHFSTDFPEFSEAEKNVEKRIERLMKVKGKRSVDSFHKELGHIMTEYVGMARNEAGLNHALEEIEKLKKEFYANVRIPGEANTLNVELEKALRVEDFFEIGKLMALDALNRNESCGGHFREEYQTEEGEAKRRDDEYMYVSCWKYEGEDKKPELLKEELKYEAIKVQTRNYKQ; encoded by the coding sequence ATGACAACAATAAATTCAAAAATCCCCGAAGGTCCTTTGGCCGAAAAGTGGACAAATTATAAAGCTCACCAGAAATTGGTGAATCCGGCTAACAAACGCCGTCTCGATGTCATCGTTGTGGGTACCGGTCTGGCCGGAGGTTCTGCTGCCGCTACGTTAGGAGAACTAGGATTCAATGTACTTAATTTCTGCATACAGGATTCTCCCCGCCGTGCACACTCTATTGCCGCACAAGGAGGTATAAATGCCGCCAAGAACTATCAGAACGACGGCGACTCTGTTTATCGTCTTTTCTACGATACCATCAAAGGTGGTGACTACCGGGCACGCGAAGCAAATGTTTATCGTCTGGCCGAGGTGTCCAACAATATCATAGACCAGTGCGTCGCACAAGGAGTTCCTTTTGCACGCGAATACGGAGGTTTGCTGGCAAACCGTTCATTCGGCGGTGCACAGGTTTCACGTACTTTCTATGCTAAAGGGCAGACCGGACAACAGTTATTGTTAGGTGCCTATTCTTCCTTAAACCGTCAGGTAAAAAAAGGTACTGTTAAGCAATTCAACCGTTATGAAATGCTAGATCTGGTAATTATAGACGGACGTGCCCGCGGTATCATAGCACGTAATCTGATTACAGGTAAGATCGAACGTTTTGCCGCTCATGCCGTGGTTATCGCTACAGGCGGATACGGAAATGTATTCTTCTTGTCGACCAATGCCATGGCATCTAATGGCTCTGCCGCCATACAATGCTACCACAAAGGAGCTTATTTCGCAAATCCTGCTTATGCGCAGATACATCCTACCTGTATTCCGGTTCACGGGGAATTCCAGTCAAAACTGACTTTAATGTCAGAATCTCTGCGTAATGACGGCCGTATATGGGTTCCAAAGAAAAAAGAAGATGCAGAAGCTATCCGTGCCGGTAAATTGAAACCGACCGAAATAAAAGAAGAAGACCGCGATTACTATCTGGAACGCCGTTACCCGGCATTCGGTAACCTCGTACCCCGCGATGTCGCTTCACGTGCTGCTAAAGAACGTTGCGACGCCGGTTTCGGTGTAGGTACAGGCCGTGCCGTATATTTGGATTTCAAAGAGTCGATCGAACGTTTAGGTGAAGCTGCCGTACGCGACCGTTACGGAAACTTGTTCCAGATGTATGAAAAGATCACGGATGACAATCCATACAAAACCCCGATGATGATTTATCCTGCTTCCCACTATACTATGGGAGGTATCTGGGTAGATTACGAATTAATGACTTCTGTTCCAGGACTGTTCGCCATAGGTGAAGCGAATTTCTCCGACCACGGCGCAAACCGTTTGGGCGCATCAGCTCTTATGCAAGGTTTGGCAGACGGTTATTTCGTGCTCCCTTACACAATTCAGAACTATCTTTCAGATCAGATCACAGTACCTCACTTCAGTACCGATTTCCCCGAATTCTCGGAAGCAGAGAAAAATGTAGAGAAACGTATCGAACGACTGATGAAAGTAAAAGGAAAACGATCTGTAGACTCTTTCCACAAAGAACTGGGACATATCATGACCGAATACGTAGGTATGGCCCGGAACGAAGCCGGATTGAATCATGCTTTAGAAGAAATAGAAAAACTGAAAAAAGAATTCTATGCCAATGTACGAATACCGGGCGAAGCCAATACTCTCAATGTTGAACTCGAAAAAGCACTGCGTGTAGAAGACTTCTTTGAAATTGGAAAATTAATGGCACTCGATGCCTTGAACCGTAACGAATCATGCGGCGGTCATTTCCGTGAAGAATATCAAACGGAAGAGGGTGAAGCAAAACGCCGTGATGATGAATATATGTACGTTAGTTGCTGGAAATATGAAGGTGAAGATAAAAAGCCCGAATTATTGAAAGAAGAACTGAAATACGAAGCTATTAAAGTTCAAACACGTAATTATAAACAATAA
- a CDS encoding succinate dehydrogenase cytochrome b subunit: MWLSNSSIGRKVVMSISGLFLILFLTFHMSMNLVAVISEDAYNAVCKFLGANWYALVGTLVLAAGFVVHIIYAFWLTLQNRKARGNDRYAVNARPKNVEWASQNMLVLGIIVLLFFVLHLAQFWFKMQFNEITGILPDVNPHDGAALIRETFSNPLFAVLYLVWFIAIWFHLTHGFWSAMQTIGINNKVWFERWKTISNIFATLIFIGFAVVVIYFYVRYGLMGC, translated from the coding sequence ATGTGGTTAAGTAACTCGTCTATAGGACGGAAAGTAGTTATGAGCATTTCAGGACTTTTTCTCATCCTATTTTTAACATTTCACATGTCGATGAACCTGGTGGCTGTGATCTCGGAAGATGCCTACAACGCGGTATGTAAATTTCTGGGAGCCAATTGGTATGCATTGGTAGGGACTCTCGTTCTTGCTGCCGGTTTCGTGGTACACATCATTTATGCATTCTGGCTTACACTGCAAAATCGCAAGGCTCGCGGTAATGACCGTTATGCAGTTAATGCCCGGCCCAAAAATGTAGAATGGGCATCACAAAACATGCTGGTTTTGGGTATCATCGTTTTGCTTTTCTTTGTATTACATCTGGCCCAATTCTGGTTCAAAATGCAATTCAACGAAATTACCGGAATCCTTCCTGACGTGAATCCTCACGACGGAGCTGCTCTTATCCGCGAAACTTTCAGCAATCCTCTTTTTGCCGTTCTTTATCTGGTTTGGTTCATTGCTATCTGGTTCCACCTTACTCACGGCTTCTGGAGTGCCATGCAAACTATCGGCATCAACAACAAGGTTTGGTTTGAACGCTGGAAAACGATCTCTAACATTTTCGCAACCCTTATTTTTATAGGTTTCGCCGTAGTCGTAATCTATTTCTACGTACGTTACGGCTTAATGGGATGCTGA
- a CDS encoding NAD(P)/FAD-dependent oxidoreductase, protein MDNSYKRAVIAGAGPAGLTAAREFLRKTGIKPVIFEADDCVGGISRTVNYKGNRIDIGGHRFFSKNTLVMDIWSSMMPLQSAPSLDEILLGEKRSTDNVPGNPENMQQVWLNRRRVSRIFYLRHFFDYPISLSWSTFSNMGLWRTVNAGAGYIWSCMFKKEETSLENFYINRFGKPLYKMFFEDYTTKVWGVHPSLLGADWGSQRVKGLSLLAVLKDVISKSLCSKNSRQKKDVETSLIEQFIYPKLGPGQLWERMADEIVSLSGELYKKQRVTRVIVQDKKVIAVETKDDKGDIKRTDCDYFLSSMPLNELLPSLQGIDIPEDVMRIATELPYRDFITVGLLVKDLKIKNKTKLKTYRNQIPDTWIYIQERDVKIGRLQIFNNWSPYMVEDYENTMWIGLEYFCAEGDEMWNMDDEAFIEMAKDELYKIGLLAKEDVIDAVRIKMPKAYPSYFGSYYSLDKVKDFLDSIENLYCIGRNGQHRYNNMDHSMLTAIEAVKNIEEGGYASKSHIWNVNSETEYHEVKK, encoded by the coding sequence ATGGACAATTCTTATAAACGAGCTGTTATTGCCGGAGCTGGTCCTGCAGGCCTTACGGCGGCCAGGGAGTTTTTACGCAAGACCGGGATAAAACCGGTGATATTCGAAGCTGACGATTGTGTGGGAGGTATTTCTCGTACAGTTAATTATAAAGGAAATAGGATTGATATCGGTGGTCATCGCTTTTTTTCGAAAAATACGCTGGTTATGGATATTTGGTCGTCAATGATGCCTTTGCAGTCTGCTCCGTCTCTTGATGAAATTTTGTTGGGAGAGAAACGTTCTACGGACAATGTTCCCGGAAATCCTGAGAATATGCAACAGGTGTGGCTGAACCGCCGGAGGGTATCTCGAATATTTTATTTACGTCATTTTTTTGATTATCCGATATCTCTAAGCTGGTCTACTTTTTCCAATATGGGGCTGTGGAGGACTGTGAATGCAGGAGCTGGGTATATTTGGTCCTGTATGTTTAAAAAGGAAGAAACGTCTTTGGAGAATTTTTATATAAACCGGTTCGGAAAACCGTTATATAAGATGTTCTTCGAGGATTATACGACTAAAGTATGGGGAGTGCATCCGTCTTTGCTGGGAGCTGATTGGGGTAGTCAAAGGGTCAAAGGGCTTTCTCTTTTAGCCGTATTGAAAGATGTTATTTCTAAATCGTTATGCTCTAAAAATAGTCGTCAGAAGAAAGACGTAGAAACCTCTTTGATAGAACAGTTCATATATCCTAAATTAGGGCCCGGACAATTATGGGAGCGTATGGCGGATGAAATTGTATCATTATCGGGAGAGTTATATAAAAAACAACGGGTGACCCGTGTTATCGTGCAGGATAAAAAAGTGATAGCGGTAGAGACGAAGGATGATAAGGGAGATATAAAAAGAACGGATTGCGATTATTTTTTGTCCTCGATGCCGTTGAATGAGCTGCTTCCTTCTTTGCAAGGAATCGATATCCCTGAAGATGTGATGCGTATCGCTACCGAGTTACCGTATCGTGATTTTATTACGGTAGGTCTGTTGGTAAAAGATTTAAAAATTAAAAATAAAACGAAGCTTAAAACTTATCGTAACCAAATTCCCGATACCTGGATATATATACAGGAGCGAGATGTGAAAATAGGTCGTTTGCAGATTTTCAATAACTGGTCTCCGTACATGGTGGAAGATTATGAGAACACAATGTGGATAGGGCTGGAATATTTTTGTGCCGAAGGAGATGAAATGTGGAATATGGATGATGAAGCATTTATTGAAATGGCAAAAGACGAATTGTATAAAATAGGTTTGTTGGCAAAAGAAGATGTTATCGATGCTGTCCGCATTAAAATGCCGAAAGCTTATCCTTCTTATTTTGGCAGTTATTATAGCCTGGATAAGGTAAAGGATTTTCTGGACTCCATTGAGAATCTTTATTGCATAGGTCGTAACGGACAGCACCGGTATAATAATATGGATCATTCCATGCTGACAGCAATCGAAGCGGTTAAAAATATAGAAGAAGGAGGATATGCTTCTAAATCTCACATTTGGAATGTGAACAGTGAAACAGAATATCATGAAGTTAAGAAATAA